The segment TCGTTTGATTTTGTCTTCGAATATATCAGAGATTGTGACTAGCGCACCTTCTTTGATGAGCAGGTCAATCAAGTTGATACCCACATTGCCTGTGCCTTGCACCAATACTTTTTTCCCAGTCAGGGAGTCCAAACCATAGGCTTCTTTAGCAGCAGCCTTCATGCCCATATACACACCGTATGCGGTGTATGGTGATGGGTCGCCTGCTCCACCTACATACTCTGGTAGCCCCGTGACGTAGGGAGTTTCCATCCGAATGTACTCCATGTCGCGAGTAGTCATATTGACATCTTCGGCGGTATAGTATCGGCCACTGACACTATGGACAAACTTGCCAAAACGTCTCATCAATGCTTCATTTTTGATTTTGGAGGCATCTCCGATGATGACAGCTTTGCCACCTCCGATATTTAGTCCAGCGATGGAGTTTTTTAGGGTCATGCCTCTGGACAATCTGAGCGCATCGGTCAGGGCCTCTTGATCAGTAGCATAATTCCACATCCTGGTGCCGCCCATAGCTGGGCCTAGCACAGTGTTGTGAATGGCGATGATTGCTTTCAAACCTGTTTCTTTGTCATGGCAAAGTACGACTTGCTCATGATTCATGTCTTCTATTTCTGTGAAAATGGAGACAGTTTCTTTGTGCGTAGCTTCTGTCAATTCTATCATTTTGGGTATCGAATTTTTATGGGTTAAAAATTACGGACGCAAATTTAGACGTTTTTTGGTCAGAATTTGCGCTGGGGTTCGGTATTAATGTTATCCTTATGTTTCTCTCAATATAACAGGCCAACTTTCCAAAAACAATACCGTTTGATTCGTAATATTGCAATTCTGACAAAAAACATACAGAGTCGATTGAATGAGAGATCTCGCGCACATCAATAAATACCTCCTGAAATACAAGTATCATCTGCTGCTGGGCACTGTCTTCATCATCATTGCCAATTTGTTTGGGGTGGTACCTGCGGTAATCGTACGACATTCATTCGATCTGATTCAGGAGAGCTATCAGTTGCACAACCTGTTTGACGGGCTCAATCTTCAACAGACGACTTATGATTCTTTCATCCTGAGTATTTTCGTGTTTGCTGCCATTATCATAGCTTCTGCACTGCTCAAAGGTGTTTTTATGTTCTTTATGAGGCAGACTATTATTGTGATGTCACGATTGGTGGAATTCGATCTTAAAAACGAGATTTATGAGCACTACCAAACTCTGCCGTTGAGTTTTTATCGCCGCAACAACACGGGTGACCTGATGAACAGGATTTCTGAAGATGTGAGCAAGGTGCGGATGTACATAGGTCCAGCGATCATGTATGGAATTAACCTAGCCACGATGTTTATCATCATGATTCCTTTCATGTTGTCTATCGATGTGGAACTGACACTGTATTCATTGATTCCTCTCCCTTTTTTGTCGTTCAGCATCTATTTTGTCAACAACATCATCAATCAGCGTTCTGAAGAAATCCAAAGAAGCCAGTCAGGTCTATCGACTTTTGTGCAGGAAGCATTTTCTGGTATCCGTGTGATCAAATCGTTTGTCCGAGAAATGGATTACGATAAGTCATTTAACGCAGCGAGTGATGATTACAAGAAAAAATCTTTGCGCTTAGCTTTTGTACAGGCTTTGTTTTTCCCACTGATTATGAGTTTGATTGGACTCAGTGTGATTTTGACAGTGTATGTCGGGTCGACAGGCGTATTGAAAGGAGAATTGAGTACTGGTAACATTGCTGAATTTATTATTTATGTGAATATGTTGACATGGCCTGTGACATCTTTGGGATGGATCACGAGCATTATCCAAAGTGCTGCTGCGTCACAAAAGCGTATCAATGAATTTTTGGAAGTAAAAAATGACATCATCTCAGAGAAAAATATCCAAAAGGAGATTACAGGGGATTTGAAATTCAGCCATGTTAGTTTTACTTATCCAGACTCTGGAATCCAAGCATTGAAGGATATCTCATTTGAAGTTTCATCAGGGCAATCGATTGCGATCATCGGGACGACGGGTTCGGGCAAAAGCACCATTGCCAATTTGATCTGTAGGATGTATGATGCGACGACAGGAGAGGTGCGTTTGGACGGTATTTCGATCAAAGATTTTCATATCCCTAACATTCGAAGGGCGATCGGTTATGTGCCTCAAGATGTGTTTTTATTCTCCGAAAGTATCAAGGCAAATATTGCGTTTGGTAACTCACAAATTACGGACGAACAAATCATGGAAGCTGCTGATCATGCCGATCTGACCGAGAACATGTCACGGTTTCCTGAAGGGATGGATACGGTACTAGGAGAACGTGGAATTACCCTGTCAGGAGGGCAAAAACAGCGTGTCTCAATAGCGCGCGCGATAGCTAGATCTCCCAAGATATTGATATTTGACGATTGTCTGTCAGCGGTCGACACCAAGACTGAAAATAGTATCCTCAACAGCATGAAAAGGATCATGGTCGACAAGACAACGGTGATCATTTCGCACCGGGTATCCAGTGCACAACTGGCTGACAAAATCATTGTTTTGGACGATGGGATGATTAAAGAACAAGGCAGCCATCAAGAGCTCATCTCCCAAAATGGCATCTACAAAAGTCTCTACGACAAGCAAATTCAAGGAGAAGAGAGCGTCTCTGAATTTTAATTCACAATTATTTTTCAATCCTGAACATTTGCCTTTTATGCCCTGGGTCGTGGGATGCATTTGATGGAGAATGGTTGATAAAGTGCCTTTTTTGTTCATTAAGGGGTGATTTTTACTATCATTCCAATTAGAATATTTCACCATTATTGATCCAGCTTTTTTGTTGGTATTCTCCCTACTTTTCGTTTTTCTTTTGTCTCACATACAACTTTGAGAGACTGATCTGAATTTCTGTTTCAAACACGAATGATGATTTGGATGAGAATGAAAAAACGAAAACCAATTGTTTTTGTCTGGTTGACACTGGTTGCTTTGGCGGGGATTTGGTTGTCTACGATGAGTGGTTGCTCGCAGGTAGATCCTGAGATTGGCTCGGATTTTTTTGATGAGGTTTCTTTCGAATTGGTGACATGGGATACACTCACCATGGAGATGTCCACTGTGCAATTGGATAGTGTAATCACCAATGCTCCAGTTAGACTTTTGGTCGGTGAGGCAGTACAGGAGGACTTGGGAGAGATGTCTGCCGAAACGTATTTTCAATTGGGAGGAGATGTGCTTACAGATTTTCCAACGGGCTCCCGTTTTGATTATTCTAGGGTGACTATGACACTCTATTTTGATGATTATTACTATGGAGATACGACGAAGCTGATGACTCTGGAAGTACAGGAATTGTCGGAGGATCTGGAGCTCGATGAGGATGGATATTTGTATAACTCTTCATCTTTTGGGACCAAGACAGACTTCTCAGGCCAGCCTATCATTTATGGAACTACGTCTTTCTATCCTAAACCTACACAAAAAGACTCTATTGAGATAGATTTATTGACAGAACGGGGGTTAGAGATTTTTAATTTTCTGGCTGATGGTGAAATCGCTGCGAGCGATTTTAAAGATTACCTCAAGGGCTTCAAAATTGTCTCTAAAGATGCTCATTGCATATTAGGCTTCACAATTAGCCCTTCTTTGAAAATATACTATGACGATCGATCCGACGAGGACTCTGAGGAGCAAACCTTAGAATTCAATACAAGTGTTGATGATATATATTTCAATCACTTGGTTGCATCTACATACAATGAAGCGTTTTTGACTTTGGATTCCGAAGATCGATTGTCATCCGAGTTGACCAATAATCAAAGCTATGTACAATCAGGAATCGGCAGGGCAGTTAGGATAGATTTGCCCCATATCAGGAACATCTTGTCAGGAGATGACGAGCTGCTTTTGGATAAGGT is part of the Reichenbachiella agarivorans genome and harbors:
- a CDS encoding Glu/Leu/Phe/Val dehydrogenase dimerization domain-containing protein — encoded protein: MIELTEATHKETVSIFTEIEDMNHEQVVLCHDKETGLKAIIAIHNTVLGPAMGGTRMWNYATDQEALTDALRLSRGMTLKNSIAGLNIGGGKAVIIGDASKIKNEALMRRFGKFVHSVSGRYYTAEDVNMTTRDMEYIRMETPYVTGLPEYVGGAGDPSPYTAYGVYMGMKAAAKEAYGLDSLTGKKVLVQGTGNVGINLIDLLIKEGALVTISDIFEDKIKRVTDRYKVEIIAPDQVAGANVDIYAPCALGGTLNHDSIALLHCDIVAGAANNQLLHEISDGQALVDKGILYAPDFLINGGGITNVYYEYAGNHSRERVMAQTELIYDTTLRVFEMSQKSAQTPHQSAIKIAEDRIKSIGNIKLPS
- a CDS encoding ABC transporter ATP-binding protein, whose protein sequence is MRDLAHINKYLLKYKYHLLLGTVFIIIANLFGVVPAVIVRHSFDLIQESYQLHNLFDGLNLQQTTYDSFILSIFVFAAIIIASALLKGVFMFFMRQTIIVMSRLVEFDLKNEIYEHYQTLPLSFYRRNNTGDLMNRISEDVSKVRMYIGPAIMYGINLATMFIIMIPFMLSIDVELTLYSLIPLPFLSFSIYFVNNIINQRSEEIQRSQSGLSTFVQEAFSGIRVIKSFVREMDYDKSFNAASDDYKKKSLRLAFVQALFFPLIMSLIGLSVILTVYVGSTGVLKGELSTGNIAEFIIYVNMLTWPVTSLGWITSIIQSAAASQKRINEFLEVKNDIISEKNIQKEITGDLKFSHVSFTYPDSGIQALKDISFEVSSGQSIAIIGTTGSGKSTIANLICRMYDATTGEVRLDGISIKDFHIPNIRRAIGYVPQDVFLFSESIKANIAFGNSQITDEQIMEAADHADLTENMSRFPEGMDTVLGERGITLSGGQKQRVSIARAIARSPKILIFDDCLSAVDTKTENSILNSMKRIMVDKTTVIISHRVSSAQLADKIIVLDDGMIKEQGSHQELISQNGIYKSLYDKQIQGEESVSEF
- a CDS encoding DUF4270 domain-containing protein yields the protein MKKRKPIVFVWLTLVALAGIWLSTMSGCSQVDPEIGSDFFDEVSFELVTWDTLTMEMSTVQLDSVITNAPVRLLVGEAVQEDLGEMSAETYFQLGGDVLTDFPTGSRFDYSRVTMTLYFDDYYYGDTTKLMTLEVQELSEDLELDEDGYLYNSSSFGTKTDFSGQPIIYGTTSFYPKPTQKDSIEIDLLTERGLEIFNFLADGEIAASDFKDYLKGFKIVSKDAHCILGFTISPSLKIYYDDRSDEDSEEQTLEFNTSVDDIYFNHLVASTYNEAFLTLDSEDRLSSELTNNQSYVQSGIGRAVRIDLPHIRNILSGDDELLLDKVELVLMIENEIPEETYMLQNLSVYRVDKNNDFLAVYDLPYTLSVDSEYGYGRSYTIDITDFVEEQIALNTVINEDGILLRFETEQFFGTLDHLILADQHSDKEKSIIKLNVVKIKQ